AGCCAGCCGGCGAGCTCGTGCAAGTACCACATCTCTCCGAGCGGCACCCCGAGCTTGAACAGGCACAAGTGGTGGATCGGCAAGAACGAGTGGCGGCTCGGATCGCGGTCCTTGCCCAGCAGGCCCTCGACCGCGTAGTTGTCGGCCACCAGCGCGGCGATCTGCGAGTCGGCGATCCACTCGAGCAGCGCGGGGTCGCGCCCGTCGAGGTACGACGAGGTGGTGAAGATCTTGCGCGGGTCGGGGTTGCGGTCCCACTCGAGGACTCGGGTCGCGAACCCGGTGTGGAACAGCAACATGTCGCCCGGTTCGACCACCACCTGGTCGGCGGCGAGGATCTCCTGGAGGAGCTCGAGGTCGACGGCCCGCCACTCGTCGCCGAGGTGGTGCGCCAAGTCGACGAGCACCCCCCGGCCCTGTACGCCGTGGAAGGCCATGTGCTCCAGGCCGAGGTGGCGGGCGAAGCAGCGGTGGCCGATCCCGTCGCCCGCCACGTCGTCGCCGGGGCCGACCAGGTCGGTGCCGGCCCGGTAGCCGTTGTAGTAGACGCCCTCGTCAACCCCGTCGCCGTCGGCGTCGAACTCCGCGCCGACGTGCGCGAGCGAGTCCCACTGCGTCGAGTACTGCAACGAGAGCGTGACCACATCGTCGGCCCACACGTCGACGTACTTCGGGTCGCCGAAGTCGGGCATCTCGCTCATGTGGATGTTGTAGAAGGTGTCCGCGTTGCCATCCATGTCCTCAGTGGGTGCGAGCACCGGGGGGTGGCGCCGCTGGTTGAGCGCCGTGCCGCCCGGGAAGTCGAGCGGCAGGCTGAGACAGAACGTGACCCCGGCCTCGACTTCGTGCACGCCTTGGCGGACCTTTTCAGGGGTGAGCAGGTTGATGCGTCCGAGCTCGTCGTCGTCGCCCCAATCACCCCAAGTCGAGCCGTCCGGGCGTTGCGCCCATCGCTTGGTCACGGCTTCCCCCTTGTGCCTGTCGCGGGCCGATCCGTCGCATTGTATGTACCGACCGGTTGGTCTAACGTCGGCGCGAGTGGTCACCGAGAAGGTCAAGCCATGACGGCGAAGGATTTCGTTGTATCGGCCGACGGGCACTTGCTGGAGCCGCCCGACCTCTTCCGCACCCGGATGCCCGCGCACTTGCGCGACCGGGCGGTGTGGGAGGAGGACTTCGAGCTCGACGAGCCATGGGAGGGCGGAGCCCGGATCTTCCGTCGCCTGCACACGGCCGGGTTCGAAGGCTGGACGATCTCGCGGTACCGCCAGACCCGGGGGCGCATGCCCGAGGGTGACCCCGACCTCATCCTCGAGGACATGGACTTCGACGGCGTCGACGCGCAGGTGTTGCACCCGAACCTGTCGCTGTTCGGCTTGTACTCCGACGACCACGAGCTGTCGATGGCCCACGCCCGCGTGTACAACGACTACGTGATGGAGCGGTTCTCGCCGTACTTCCATCGCTTGGCGCCGACGGCCCCCATCCCGATCACCGACATCGACGACGCGGTGGCCGAAGTGGAGCGGGTCGCCGATGGCGGGTTCCGTGCGGTGCTGCTTCCTGCCACCCCGCCCAAGCCGTACCACTCCCGCGAGTACGACCCGATCTGGGCCGCGATCCAAGACGCCCAGCTGTCGGTGTTCGTGCACACCCAGACCGGCGGGATCAAGGTCGACGACGCGGAGTCGACCACGCTGCGGGTGGTCATGGAGAACGCCCGCCAGGTCAACGAGCCGATGACCGAGAAGGCCGCCGCCAAGCGGATGATCACCCAGGCGGTGTACCAGCCGATCGTGCCGCAGCAGGTCATGTGTCAGCTGATCGGCGGCGGTGTGCCGGAGCGGTTCCCCGACCTGCACTTCTCGCTGATCGAGTTCAACGCGCATTGGCTGTCGTCGTTGGTCGGCTCGATGGACAAGTGCTGGATCACCGGGCTCGGCCAGGATGCCGACTGGTGGCTCGGCGTGTGGGACGAGGAACGTCCGGCGTCCGACCAACCGAACATGGCGCAGCTGTTCCGCCTCAACGAGAAGTGGCCCTACCCGCTCATGCCGAGCGAGTACGTCCGGCGCCAGTTCCACGTGTCGTTCCAAGACGACCCCGTGGCGGTCGCGTGCCGGCACATCACCGGCCTGTCGACCATCGTGTGGGGCAACGACTACCCCCACGCGGAAGGCACGTTCCGTGCCAGCCGGGAGCTGCTCGCCACCCAGCTCGGCGACCTCCCCGACGACGACCGCAAGGCCATCGTGGGCGGCACCCTCGGCGACCTGCTCGGCTTCGCTCCCGCGGTGTCGAGCTGAGCGAGCTTCGCTTCGACGGGCGCGTCGCCGTCGTGACCGGCGCCGGACGCGGCATCGGGCGCGCGTACGCGCGGCTCCTCGCCGCGCGCGGCGCCACCGTGGTGGTCAACGACCTCGGCGGCTCGATGACGGGGGTGGGCGTCGGCGACGAGCCGGCCACCGCGGCCGTCGAGGAGATCACCGCGGGCGGTGGGACGGCCGTCGCCGACACCAACGACGTCGCCACACCCGGCGGGGCCGCCGCACTGGTCGAAGGTGCCGTCGAGCGCTTCGGACGCCTCGACGTCTTGGTCAACAACGCCGGGATCATGCGCTGGGCGCGGTTTCCCGACGTGTCCGACGACGACTTCGAGCGGCACCTCGCGGTGCACCTCGGCGCCTCGTTCCTGACGGCGCGCGCCGCGTGGCCCCACTTGGCCGCGCGGGGCACCGGCCGGATCGTCATGACCACGTCGGCGGGCGTCTTCGGGCTCCCCGACAACACGGCTTACGCGGCGGCCAAGGGCGGCGTCATCGGGCTCACCCGGAGCCTGGCGACGGCCGGCGCCACTGACGGCATCAAGGTCAACCTCATCGCGCCGGCGGCAATCACCCGCCTGGCCGGTGGGCAGACCGACGACGACGGGTCGATGTCACCGGACCTCGTCGCCCCGCTGGTGGCGTTCCTCGCCCACGACGACTGCCCGTCGAACGGCGAGATCTACACCGCCGGAGCGGGCCGCTTCGCCCGCATCTTCCTCGCGTCGACGCCGGGCTACGTCCACCGTGGCGAGGCGCCGACCATCGAGGACGTCGTGGCGCACTGGAACGAGGTCGTCGACGACACCGGGTACTCGTGCCCGGACAGCCTCATGGACTGGTCCGCTTCGTTCACCGCCCACCTCGACCAGCAGGGTTGACCATGGACTTCTCCCTCGACGAGATCGAGCGCGACCTCGTGGCGCTGTGCCGCACGTTTGCACAAGAGCAGATCGCCGTCCGTGCCCCGGCCGCATGGGAGGAAGCTCGCTGCCCGACCGACCTGTTGCGCGAGATGGGCGAGCTCGGGCTCCTCGGCATGTTGGTGCCCGAGCAGTGGGGCGGGATCGGCATGTCGACCGTCGGGTTCGTGGCGGCGATGGAGCAGATCGGGTTGGCCGACCAGTCGGTCGCGGCGGCCTGGCAGGCCCATGTGACGATCGGGTCGCTCCCGCTGTTGCTGTTCGGCACCGACGAGCAACGTGAGCGGTGGCTGCGCCCGCTGGCCGAAGGCCGTGCCCTCGGCGCGTTCGGGCTCACCGAACCCGGCGCGGGATCCGACGCCCGTGGGATCAGCACCCGGGCTGAGCGCCGCGACGGTGGTTGGGTGATCAACGGCACGAAGACGTTCATCTCCAACGCCGGCACCGATCTATCCTTCGGCGTCACGCTTCTCGCACGCACCGACGACGGCGACGGCGGCGCGGCGAGGTACGGCAGCTTCGTGGTCGAACGGGGCACCGACGGATTCACGATGGGCCCGAAGATGCGCGGCATCGGCTGGCGCGGGCTCGACACCCGCGAGCTGTACTTCACCGATGTGTGGGTTCCCGAGGACCACCTCGTGGGCGACCCGGCGATGGGGCTCGGCCAGTTCCTGCGCACCCTCGAAGTGGGTCGCATCTCGATCGCCGCGCTGTCGCTCAGCCTCACCCAGGCCGTGCTCGACCTGGCCACCGGCTACGCACGCAGCCGGGTGCAGTTCGGCCAGCCGATCTCCGGGTTCCAAGCCGTGCAGTTCAAGCTCGCCGACATCGCCACCGAGCTCGAAGCCGCCCGCTGGCTGACATATCGAGCGGCGTCGCTGCGCGACCACGACCAGCCGTTCATGAAAGAAGCGGCCATGGCGAAGCTCAAGGCCAGCCGGCTGGCCGCGTGGGCCGCGTCGGAAGCGGTGCAGATCCACGGCGGGATCGGCTACATGCTCGACACTCCCGTGGCCCGGTTCTACTGCGACTCGAAAGTGCTCGAGATCGGCGAGGGCACCAACGAGATCCAGCACCTGGTCATCGCCCGCGCCCTCGGCTGCTGACCCACCACCCTCCTCCCGCCGCCCCGGCCGCCCGCCCCGGCCGCCCCGGTCGTGCCCCGGTTGTGGTGTGAGCACCTAGCCACGTCCCAGGTGGTCAAGTGCTCACAGCAGTGGGGTGCGGGGTCAGGTGTGGACGACCTCGCGGATGGCGGCGGCGATCGTGTCGCGGTCGGGCAGCCACGCCCGTTCGAGTCCGGGTGCGTACGGGGGCGGCGTGGCTGCGGCGCCCACCCGATGGATGGGTGCGTCGAGGTCCCAGAAGGCCTCGCGGGCAACTGTCGCCGCGATCTCGGCGCCGATGCCGAACGGCACCACGGCTTCGTGCGCGATCACCAGGCGGCTCGTCTTGTGCACCGACTCGAGCACCGGCACGAGGTCGAGCGGAGCGACGGTCCGCAGGTCGATGACTTCGACCGAGACGTGCTCGTCAGCGAGCGTTTCGGCTGCGGCCACCGCCTCGTGCACCATCCGCGACACCGACACGACGGTCACGTCGTCGCCGTGGCGTACCACTCGCGAGCGACCGATCGGCACCAGGTGGTCGACCGGCGGCTGCGGACCCTTCTTGCCGTACAGCAGCCGATTCTCGATGAAGATCACCGGGTTCGGGTCCTGGATGGCGGATCGCAGCAGCCCGTACGTGTCGGCCGGGGTCGACGGCATGACCACCGTCAGGCCCGGTACGTGGGCCAGCAGGGCCTCGAGGCTCTGGGAGTGCTGGCTGCCCGACGAACGGCCGGCGCCGAACTGGGTGCGAACGGTGAGCCCCATGCGCGCCGCGCCGCCGGTCATGAACGGCAGCTTGGCCGCCTGGTTGAGGAGTTGGTCGAAGCACACGCCGAGGAAGTCCAGGTACATGACCTCGACCAGCGGGCGCATGCCCGCCATGGCGGCGCCGACGCCCAGCCCCACGATCGCGGTCTCCGATATCGGTGTGTCGCGCACCCGCTCGCCGAACTGCTCGTGCAAGCCGGGCAAGATGCCGAACACGTTGCCGCCCTCGGCGACGTCGATGCCGGCGACGAACACCTCGGGGTCGTTCGCCATCTCGACTTCGATGGCGCTGCGGATGGCGTCCATGGTGCGGATGACGGGGGCATCGGGCGGAGGGTCAGGCGGCTCTGGCGGTGCGGGCCGCTCGCGCACCACGAAGTCGTGCAATGTCTGCGGGTCGGGATCGGCGAGTCGGCGTGCCGTCTCGACCGCTTCGTCGAGCTCCGTGGCCACGGCGTCCTCCATGGCCTCGAGCTCGTCGTCGGTGATGCCGGCATCGCGCAGGTGCTGTGCGTGGATCACGAGCGGATCGCGCTCGGCCCACTCGCGGACTTCGTCGGCCGACCGGTACCGCTCAGGGTCACCTTCGTAGTGACCGTGCCAGCGGTACGTGGCCGCTTCGACGACGATGGGCCCCTCGCCGGCCCGGACCCGAGCCACCGCGTCGGCCATGGTGGCGGTGGTGGCCATCACATCGTTGCCGTCGACCGCCGCATAGGCGACCCCGTAGCCAGCCGCCCGCCGCGCCAGCGGCGCCGCGTGCTGGTTGGCTACCGGCGAGAACTCGGCATAGCCGTTGTTCTCGCAGAAGAACACGACCGGCAACGACCAGACCGCAGCCAAGTTGACGGCCTCGTGGAACGCGCCCTGCGCCGGTGCGCCGTCACCGAAGAACGCCACGGCCACGCCGCCGTCGCCGCGCAGCTTCGCAGCGGTCGCTGCGCCGACGGCCAGCGGCACGCCGGCAGCCACGATGCCGTTGGCACCGAAGATGCCGAGCTCGGGGTCGGCGATGTGCATCGATCCGCCCCGCCCGCGGTTGGTGCCGGCGTCCTTGCCCATCAGCTCGGCGAACATCGCAAGCGGGTCGAGGCCTTTGGCCAGGCAGTGCCCGTGGCCCCGGTGTGTCGAGGTGATCGCGTCGGACGGCCGCAGCGGCCAGCACGCGCCGACCGCACTGGCCTCTTGGCCGATCGACAGGTGGACGAAGCCCGGGATCTCGTTGCCGCGGTACAAGCGCGACACGCGCTCTTCGAAGCCCCGGATCACCAGCATGCGGCGGTGGAGCTCGAGCAGGTCGTGGCGGGTGAGCTCGAGCGGGGGGACGGGCGTGGCGGTCACGGGGATGGGGCTCTGCTACTCGGCGCGGCGCGCGATGCCGCGCATGAAGATCTCGGCGAACGGGTCGGCGATGTCGTCGACGAGCGGCCGCTGGCCGCGCTGCCACCACAAGTACGTGTAGTTGTGCATGCCGAGCCAGGCCCGCGACGTCAGCCAGGGGTCGAGCGCCCGGAAGTCGCCCGCGTCGACACCTGCTTGGAGCACCTTTTCGATCGTGGCCTCATACTCCCGGCGACGCTGCCGGAAGTGCTTGGCGCGCTCGCCGGTGAGGGCCGGGAAGTCGTGCAGGAAGACCCACACGTGGTCGGGGTACCGCTGGATCGTGTCGAGCAGCGCGCGACCGAGTCGCCGGAGCTGCTCGGGGGGCGCGCCGCCTTCGTCGGTGATCTGGGCCGCGCCTTGGAGCACTTCGTCCATCACCCGGTCGTGGATCGCGACCAGCAACGCTTCTTTGGAGCCGATGTAGTGGTAGAGGGCACCTTTGCCGAGCTCGTTCGCCTCGCAGAGCTCGACGATGCCGGTCGCGTGGTACCCCTTCGCCGCGAACAGCCGAGCCGACGTGTCGACGATCGCGTCGTGGCGCGCTTTCCAGTTGGCGTTGTGCCCGGTTCCGTTCCGGGCCTCCGCTCGCGGCATCGACCCCACGCTAGCGGTTGCCCACTTCTCTAGACTGACTGGTCGGTACAGAACCTTGGTCGAAGAGGACGGTGATGGCGGAGCCCCACGTAGAGGTCGATGTCAACTGGTTCGCAGTGCTGGCCCACCACGCGCGCCACGCACCGGACAAGGCCATCACCATCTTCGAGGGGCAGACCGTCACGTACGGCGAGATGGCGGACCGGGCCGGTCGTCTGGCTGCGGGCCTCCATGCGCGCGGCGTCCGCGCCGGCGACGTGGTGGCGCTGCTGTCGTACAACTGCCCCGAGTTCCTCGAAGTGCTGTTCGCGGCCAACTACCTCGGTGCCATCGCCATGCCGATCAACTGGCGTCTCGCCGCGCCGGAAGTGCGCTACATCCTCGAGCACTCCGCGGCGCGGGCACTCGTGTGCGACGAGGCGCTCGTCGAGCTCGGCGCGGCGGCGTCGGAGGGATCCGACGCGTTGGTGGTCCGGGGCACGACCACGTCCACCTCGGCCGCTGGGTGGGAGGCGGTGGCCGACTTGCGCGGTGCGGCCGCTTCCCTCGCGCCGGCGATGGCGGCACCCGACGACGTGCACCGCCTCATGTACACGTCCGGCACGACCGGCCACCCGAAGGGCGTGATGCTCACGCACGCCAACCTGGCGTGGAAGAACTTCGCCCACCTGGTGGAGTTCGGGTTCAACGCGAACGACCTGGGCTTGGCTTGCGGCCCGCTGTACCACGTCGGCGCGCTCGACCTCACCACCACCACGTTGATCGCAGCAGGCGCCACCACGATCTTGCATCGCGTGTTCGACGCCGGAGCCGTAGTCGACGAGCTCGAACGTTCGCGGGTCACCACCGTGTGGCTGGCCCCCGCGATGGTCAACGCGATCCTCGCCCTGCCCGGCATCGACCAGCGCGACCTCTCGTCGGTACGAGTGGTGATCAACGGTGGTGAGAAGATGCCGGTCCCCCTCATCGAACGGATCCAGCGGACCTTCCCCTCTGCGTGGTTCGCCGACGCGTACGGCCTCACCGAGACGGTCTCGGGCGACACGTTCCTCGACCGGGACAGCATCATCACCAAGCTGGGCAGCGTCGGCCGGCCGTGCCTGCACCTCGACGTCGCCATCTGGGACGGCAACGGCAAGCCGGTGCCACCGGGCGAGCCGGGCGAGGTCGTGTTGCGCGGCCCGAAAGTGTTCAAGGGCTACTGGCGTGATCCCGACGCCACCGCCGCGGCATTTGCCGGCGGGTGGTTCCACACCGGTGACGTCGGCATCGTCGACACCGACGGCTACCTGTTCATCGTCG
The sequence above is a segment of the Acidimicrobiales bacterium genome. Coding sequences within it:
- a CDS encoding cyclase family protein → MTKRWAQRPDGSTWGDWGDDDELGRINLLTPEKVRQGVHEVEAGVTFCLSLPLDFPGGTALNQRRHPPVLAPTEDMDGNADTFYNIHMSEMPDFGDPKYVDVWADDVVTLSLQYSTQWDSLAHVGAEFDADGDGVDEGVYYNGYRAGTDLVGPGDDVAGDGIGHRCFARHLGLEHMAFHGVQGRGVLVDLAHHLGDEWRAVDLELLQEILAADQVVVEPGDMLLFHTGFATRVLEWDRNPDPRKIFTTSSYLDGRDPALLEWIADSQIAALVADNYAVEGLLGKDRDPSRHSFLPIHHLCLFKLGVPLGEMWYLHELAGWLREHGRNRFLLTAPPLRLPGIVGSPLTPIATV
- a CDS encoding amidohydrolase family protein, translating into MTAKDFVVSADGHLLEPPDLFRTRMPAHLRDRAVWEEDFELDEPWEGGARIFRRLHTAGFEGWTISRYRQTRGRMPEGDPDLILEDMDFDGVDAQVLHPNLSLFGLYSDDHELSMAHARVYNDYVMERFSPYFHRLAPTAPIPITDIDDAVAEVERVADGGFRAVLLPATPPKPYHSREYDPIWAAIQDAQLSVFVHTQTGGIKVDDAESTTLRVVMENARQVNEPMTEKAAAKRMITQAVYQPIVPQQVMCQLIGGGVPERFPDLHFSLIEFNAHWLSSLVGSMDKCWITGLGQDADWWLGVWDEERPASDQPNMAQLFRLNEKWPYPLMPSEYVRRQFHVSFQDDPVAVACRHITGLSTIVWGNDYPHAEGTFRASRELLATQLGDLPDDDRKAIVGGTLGDLLGFAPAVSS
- a CDS encoding SDR family NAD(P)-dependent oxidoreductase; translation: MTGAGRGIGRAYARLLAARGATVVVNDLGGSMTGVGVGDEPATAAVEEITAGGGTAVADTNDVATPGGAAALVEGAVERFGRLDVLVNNAGIMRWARFPDVSDDDFERHLAVHLGASFLTARAAWPHLAARGTGRIVMTTSAGVFGLPDNTAYAAAKGGVIGLTRSLATAGATDGIKVNLIAPAAITRLAGGQTDDDGSMSPDLVAPLVAFLAHDDCPSNGEIYTAGAGRFARIFLASTPGYVHRGEAPTIEDVVAHWNEVVDDTGYSCPDSLMDWSASFTAHLDQQG
- a CDS encoding acyl-CoA dehydrogenase family protein; this encodes MDFSLDEIERDLVALCRTFAQEQIAVRAPAAWEEARCPTDLLREMGELGLLGMLVPEQWGGIGMSTVGFVAAMEQIGLADQSVAAAWQAHVTIGSLPLLLFGTDEQRERWLRPLAEGRALGAFGLTEPGAGSDARGISTRAERRDGGWVINGTKTFISNAGTDLSFGVTLLARTDDGDGGAARYGSFVVERGTDGFTMGPKMRGIGWRGLDTRELYFTDVWVPEDHLVGDPAMGLGQFLRTLEVGRISIAALSLSLTQAVLDLATGYARSRVQFGQPISGFQAVQFKLADIATELEAARWLTYRAASLRDHDQPFMKEAAMAKLKASRLAAWAASEAVQIHGGIGYMLDTPVARFYCDSKVLEIGEGTNEIQHLVIARALGC
- a CDS encoding dehydrogenase E1 component subunit alpha/beta — translated: MTATPVPPLELTRHDLLELHRRMLVIRGFEERVSRLYRGNEIPGFVHLSIGQEASAVGACWPLRPSDAITSTHRGHGHCLAKGLDPLAMFAELMGKDAGTNRGRGGSMHIADPELGIFGANGIVAAGVPLAVGAATAAKLRGDGGVAVAFFGDGAPAQGAFHEAVNLAAVWSLPVVFFCENNGYAEFSPVANQHAAPLARRAAGYGVAYAAVDGNDVMATTATMADAVARVRAGEGPIVVEAATYRWHGHYEGDPERYRSADEVREWAERDPLVIHAQHLRDAGITDDELEAMEDAVATELDEAVETARRLADPDPQTLHDFVVRERPAPPEPPDPPPDAPVIRTMDAIRSAIEVEMANDPEVFVAGIDVAEGGNVFGILPGLHEQFGERVRDTPISETAIVGLGVGAAMAGMRPLVEVMYLDFLGVCFDQLLNQAAKLPFMTGGAARMGLTVRTQFGAGRSSGSQHSQSLEALLAHVPGLTVVMPSTPADTYGLLRSAIQDPNPVIFIENRLLYGKKGPQPPVDHLVPIGRSRVVRHGDDVTVVSVSRMVHEAVAAAETLADEHVSVEVIDLRTVAPLDLVPVLESVHKTSRLVIAHEAVVPFGIGAEIAATVAREAFWDLDAPIHRVGAAATPPPYAPGLERAWLPDRDTIAAAIREVVHT
- a CDS encoding TetR/AcrR family transcriptional regulator; protein product: MPRAEARNGTGHNANWKARHDAIVDTSARLFAAKGYHATGIVELCEANELGKGALYHYIGSKEALLVAIHDRVMDEVLQGAAQITDEGGAPPEQLRRLGRALLDTIQRYPDHVWVFLHDFPALTGERAKHFRQRRREYEATIEKVLQAGVDAGDFRALDPWLTSRAWLGMHNYTYLWWQRGQRPLVDDIADPFAEIFMRGIARRAE
- a CDS encoding long-chain fatty acid--CoA ligase, producing the protein MAEPHVEVDVNWFAVLAHHARHAPDKAITIFEGQTVTYGEMADRAGRLAAGLHARGVRAGDVVALLSYNCPEFLEVLFAANYLGAIAMPINWRLAAPEVRYILEHSAARALVCDEALVELGAAASEGSDALVVRGTTTSTSAAGWEAVADLRGAAASLAPAMAAPDDVHRLMYTSGTTGHPKGVMLTHANLAWKNFAHLVEFGFNANDLGLACGPLYHVGALDLTTTTLIAAGATTILHRVFDAGAVVDELERSRVTTVWLAPAMVNAILALPGIDQRDLSSVRVVINGGEKMPVPLIERIQRTFPSAWFADAYGLTETVSGDTFLDRDSIITKLGSVGRPCLHLDVAIWDGNGKPVPPGEPGEVVLRGPKVFKGYWRDPDATAAAFAGGWFHTGDVGIVDTDGYLFIVDRLKDMIVSGGENIAGSEIERVLYEHDAVREAAAVGRPDDKWGEVPVAFVVLRDGALASADDLLAHCGERLARFKTPKAITFLDELPRNPSGKVLKRELRAGRGTGGSG